In Mytilus edulis chromosome 4, xbMytEdul2.2, whole genome shotgun sequence, the following proteins share a genomic window:
- the LOC139520779 gene encoding uncharacterized protein isoform X2 encodes MDKKPELPEGYLGPQDRFAELGLETLSHPEPEITARDNHLEIKIKAKTHVKFTTQLINCRNDKDLSKYVFAQTRESVVHFLVHMPESDYYKLQLYCLPAADPSKSLPNVYNYLIHCTRALQPVYPFPKQYAQWKDGCFIEEPRVLHTNSKLTNINWQVKVPNAKAVAVIAEGEWHHFEDRGHDMWTAKFDLDKYRGKNSKVTLSANFQGAEESKYSTLLEYLL; translated from the coding sequence TTGGTCCACAGGATAGATTTGCCGAGCTTGGACTTGAAACACTGTCACACCCGGAACCAGAAATTACTGCTCGGGATAATCACttggaaattaaaattaaagcCAAAACTCACGTCAAATTTACAACCCAACTCATCAATTGTCGTAATGACAAGGACTTGTCTAAGTATGTGTTCGCGCAAACGAGAGAAAGTGTTGTGCATTTTCTTGTCCACATGCCGGAGTCCGATTATTACAAGCTTCAACTGTACTGTTTACCAGCAGCCGATCCCAGCAAATCCCTTCCGAACGTCTACAACTACTTGATTCATTGTACCAGAGCCCTCCAGCCTGTCTACCCGTTTCCAAAGCAGTACGCCCAATGGAAAGATGGATGCTTTATTGAAGAGCCAAGAGTCCTACACACCAACAGTAAGCTGACAAATATCAACTGGCAGGTCAAAGTTCCGAATGCAAAAGCAGTTGCCGTTATAGCTGAAGGAGAGTGGCACCATTTTGAAGATCGAGGACATGATATGTGGACGGCAAAATTTGACTTAGATAAATACCGTGGAAAAAACTCTAAAGTTACACTTTCAGCAAATTTCCAAGGAGCAGAGGAGAGTAAATATTCCACATTGTTGGAATATCTTCTTTAA